A region of Asterias amurensis chromosome 22, ASM3211899v1 DNA encodes the following proteins:
- the LOC139953838 gene encoding transmembrane protein 53-like has translation MLRAAGLGSRSSLASLAEFPWQPNIVRCYGTPAMKKPDVPVIKINSNLSLQRANSAGTKSPKDRPLVLLLSWLAAKQRHLDNFAAFYLSRGCDVLTVKLRPMQLLLPTVGTQVIARDVVSFLQSKEQRDRQILVHGFSVGGYLYGEIIQKMLASQTESHEITRRIIGQIYDSPVDLQNIPVGISKALTKNPLAQRSMQTSLQMYLRVMNSAATKHYHKSSYTFHHNPVSAPSLFFYSHTDPVGTAESNERVMSSLKTNMGYENVYSKAFEDSPHVSHMYKHQNEYMSTLKGFLSQIEYFREALVENKELADFVGEEGRDDEVEVKK, from the exons ATGTTGCGGGCAGCAGGTCTCGGGTCTCGATCAAGTCTAGCAAGCTTAGCTGAG TTTCCATGGCAACCGAACATTGTGCGCTGCTATGGTACTCCAGCAATGAAGAAGCCAGATGTCCCAGTCATCAAGATCAACTCCAACCTCTCGCTACAGAGAGCGAACTCGGCTGGCACCAAATCCCCTAAAGACCGCCCTCTTGTGTTACTGCTGAGCTGGCTTGCTGCGAAGCAACGCCATCTTGATAACTTTGCTGCGTTCTACTTGAGCAGAGGCTGCGACGTTTTGACGGTTAAACTTCGTCCAATGCAG CTTCTGCTGCCGACAGTTGGCACTCAAGTGATCGCTAGAGATGTCGTTAGCTTTCTTCAGAGTAAGGAGCAGCGAGACCGCCAAATCCTAGTACACGGGTTCTCCGTCGGCGGTTATCTCTACGGAGAGATCATCCAGAAGATGCTGGCCTCGCAGACAGAGTCGCACGAAATCACCCGCCGCATCATCGGCCAGATCTACGATAGCCCCGTCGATCTTCAGAATATTCCTGTCGGGATTTCCAAG gcCTTAACCAAGAACCCCCTTGCCCAGCGCAGCATGCAGACAAGTTTACAGATGTACCTGAGAGTGATGAACTCCGCAGCCACAAAGCACTACCACAAGAGCTCCTACACATTCCACCACAACCCAGTCTCTGCCCCCTCCCTCTTCTTCTATTCCCACACGGACCCGGTCGGCACGGCCGAGTCTAACGAGAGAGTAATGTCGAGTTTGAAGACCAACATGGGTTACGAGAACGTTTACAGCAAGGCGTTTGAGGATTCCCCACACGTGAGTCACATGTATAAACACCAGAATGAGTACATGAGTACCTTGAAGGGCTTCTTGAGTCAGATCGAGTATTTTCGCGAGGCGCTCGTCGAGAACAAAGAGTTGGCTGATTTCGTCGGAGAGGAAGGTAGGGATGATGAGGTAGAGGTAAAGAAATGA
- the LOC139953805 gene encoding cysteine--tRNA ligase, cytoplasmic-like, with protein sequence MAAPTDAKKRTQPPWESPSGTGQPKLHLYNSLTRRKEPFVPQDGKKVSWYSCGPTVYDASHMGHARSYISFDILRRVLTYYFDYDILYVMNITDIDDKIIKRGRTNFLFERYLGEALSVERRLSDVQEAMRLFDSKKAKETNPDKQQMYAGISDATTKAIDTLQSALKSPQGESEKEQFSKALLDAARDPLCDWLDAQHGSEVKDKSIFFKLTQHWEREYHEDMEALNVLPADVLTRVSEYVPEVIAFTQRIIENGFGYESNSSVYFTTSKFDSDPNHHYAKLVPEAFGDQAALQEGEGDLCISKDRLSEKRSDNDFALWKASKPGEPAWDSPWGQGRPGWHIECSVMASSILGESMDIHTGGVDLRFPHHDNELAQAEAHYSNDNWVRYFLHSGHLTIAGCKMSKSLKNFVTIKDALKQYTSRQIRLVFLLHSWKDTLDYSKDTMEIALQYEKTVSEFFLNVKAVLRSTPSSGIEAFEKWNEPELKLNEQFQNCRARVNEALCDSIDTKASLEGMRVLIGQCNIYMQERRSAKVAPNRMLLQNTAAFVTKMLRIFGAIEGDEPIGFPMNGAGKNSNVEETVMPYLQVLSEFREQVRQTARQQKAVDILKLCDALRDEILPDLGVRLEDRDEGAAVVKLVDKETILRERELAKQQAEEKRKKKEEAKRKELEKQAAKEAQRRIPPSQMFLQETSKYSAFDDKGMPTHDAEGKELSGKLLKKLAKLFQTQEKLYSEYLKNAGSESNTASNQ encoded by the exons atggcggcgcccacaGATG CTAAAAAGAGGACACAACCCCCCTGGGAGAGTCCCAGTGGAACAGGCCAACCAAAGCTGCATCTGTACAACAGTTTGACAAGGCGGAAGGAACCATTTGTGCCACAGGATGGGAAAAAAGTCTCTTGGTATAGCTGCGGACCGACGGTGTACGATGCTTCACACATGGGACATGCTAG ATCCTACATATCCTTTGACATCTTACGTCGCGTCTTGACGTATTACTTTGACTACGACATCCTTTATGTTATGAACATCACGGATATCGATGACAAGATCATCAAGCGAGGGCGAACTAACTTTTTATTTGAACGATACCTCGGTGAGGCATTGAGCGTTGAGAGGCGACTGAGTGATGTCCAAGAGGCAATGAGG ttgtTTGATTCTAAGAAAGCCAAGGAAACAAATCCTGATAAACAACAGATGTATGCTGGTATATCCGATGCAACAACCAAAGCGATTGATACGCTACaaagcgccctcaagagtccaCAAGGAGAGAGTGAGAAAGAGCAATTCAGCAAG GCGCTACTGGATGCAGCAAGAGACCCTCTCTGTGATTGGCTGGATGCTCAACATGGGTCAGAGGTCAAGGACAAGTCGATCTTCTTTAAACTCACGCAGCACTGGGAGAGAGAGTACCATGAAGATATGGAGGCTTTGAAT gtcTTGCCAGCTGACGTTCTCACCAGAGTGAGTGAATACGTACCTGAAGTTATCGCCTTCACCCAAAGGATTATTGAAAACGGTTTTGG ATATGAATCAAACAGTTCCGTGTACTTCACGACCTCCAAGTTCGACAGCGACCCCAATCACCACTATGCCAAGCTGGTACCCGAGGCCTTCGGGGACCAGGCAGCCCTCCAGGAAGGAGAAGGGGACCTCTGCATATCAAAAGATCGGCTGAGCGAGAAGAGGTCCGATAACGACTTTGCTTTGTGGAAGGCGTCAAAGCCCGGAGAGCCTGCTTGGGATTCACCGTGGGGTCAG GGTCGTCCAGGTTGGCATATAGAGTGTTCCGTAATGGCGAGCAGTATACTTGGAGAATCCATGGACATCCACACTGGGGGTGTTGATCTACGATTCCCCCATCACGATAATGAACTAGCCCAAGCTGAG GCCCACTACTCCAACGACAACTGGGTCCGATACTTTCTCCACTCCGGCCATCTGACCATTGCAGGCTGCAAGATGTCCAAGTCCCTTAAGAACTTTGTCACGATAAAAGACGCTTTGAAGCAGTACACATCTCGTCAGATTCGTCTTGTGTTTTTACTTCATTCCTGGAAGGATACGTTGGACTACTCCAAAGACACCATGGAGATTGCTCTACAGTATGAGAAGACTGTCAGC GAATTTTTTCTGAATGTGAAAGCTGTTCTCCGCAGTACCCCCTCAAGCGGGATTGAAGCCTTTGAGAAGTGGAATGAGCCAGAACTGAAATTAAACGAACA ATTCCAAAACTGCAGAGCCAGAGTGAACGAGGCACTTTGCGATTCCATCGACACCAAAGCGTCGTTAGAGGGTATGCGTGTCCTTATTGGCCAGTGCAATATCTATATGCAAGAAAGACGCTCAGCTAAGGTGGCGCCTAACCGCATGCTGCTGCAGAACACAGCAGCATTCGTCACAAAGATGCTCAGG ATTTTTGGTGCAATAGAAGGTGATGAACCAATTGGTTTCCCGATGAATGGAGCTGGAAAGAACAGCAAT GTTGAAGAGACTGTGATGCCTTACCTACAAGTCCTGTCGGAGTTTAGAGAGCAAGTTCGTCAAACTGCTCGGCAGCAAAAAG CGGTCGACATCTTGAAGTTGTGTGACGCACTGCGAGATGAAATCTTACCAGATTTAGGCGTCAGACTTGAAGATAGAGATGAAGGGGCAGCCGTGGTCAAACTTGTTGACAAAGAGACTATTCTACGAGAGAGAGAATTGGCTAAGCAG caAGCGGAGGAGAAAcggaaaaagaaagaagaagcaAAGAGGAAGGAATTGGAGAAGCAAGCGGCAAAAGAAGCTCAGAGACGTATTCCTCCATCTCAGATGTTCCTACAAGAAACTTCCAAATACTCTGCATTCGATGACAAG gGAATGCCTACCCACGATGCTGAAGGGAAAGAGTTGAGCGGGAAACTGCTCAAGAAACTTGCCAAGCTCTTCCAGACGCAGGAAAAACTCTACAGCGAGTATTTGAAAAATGCTGGATCAGAATCAAATACTGCTTCTAATCAATGA